From Candidatus Poribacteria bacterium, the proteins below share one genomic window:
- a CDS encoding NAD(P)/FAD-dependent oxidoreductase, translating into MDADAYDVAVIGAGPAGAQAAISASHQMRHVLVLDAGEVSNRKGRAYWSKSVEFEDVPVFAGITGPKLLKALREWMRSRPVKDIEIAGEVRKAGIDPMAGVVVGLRRHAHGFELEVSRQPLGVAPAETATFTARRVVIASGFEDRWPQIEADESATRAYQRFRAVFRYAGNKRGWHVCIRCDGHLHVNESIAILGVGDYVYDVAVGAQDFTDKITIYTNGRPHGMSEPVLTQISERGIHIDTREIRRHIGTGTDLIGFELADGEKVHHHGFFVDEGLDPNTQFLAGWDVQTDAEGLLCVNDDNQVLDSAGEPVPGIYAAGDIVAGARKLIASAFASGQNAALAATDSLRKWHRPE; encoded by the coding sequence ATGGACGCCGACGCGTACGACGTCGCCGTGATCGGAGCGGGACCGGCGGGAGCTCAAGCCGCCATCTCTGCGAGCCATCAGATGCGGCACGTGCTGGTTCTGGACGCCGGGGAAGTCAGCAACCGGAAGGGACGCGCTTACTGGTCGAAGTCCGTCGAGTTCGAGGACGTTCCGGTGTTCGCCGGCATTACGGGTCCCAAGCTGCTCAAGGCACTTCGTGAGTGGATGCGGAGCCGTCCGGTCAAAGACATTGAGATCGCTGGCGAAGTGCGGAAGGCGGGAATCGACCCCATGGCTGGCGTCGTCGTAGGACTCCGACGACACGCTCATGGGTTCGAGCTCGAAGTCTCTCGTCAGCCGCTTGGAGTTGCGCCGGCCGAGACAGCCACTTTCACAGCCCGTCGCGTCGTGATCGCATCCGGTTTCGAGGACCGCTGGCCCCAGATCGAAGCGGACGAAAGCGCGACGCGCGCCTACCAACGGTTCCGCGCCGTGTTCCGATATGCCGGCAACAAGCGCGGATGGCATGTCTGCATCCGATGCGACGGACATCTCCATGTGAACGAGTCGATCGCGATCCTCGGCGTGGGAGACTACGTCTACGACGTTGCCGTCGGCGCGCAGGACTTCACCGACAAGATCACGATCTACACCAACGGCAGGCCTCACGGCATGTCTGAGCCCGTGCTGACTCAGATCAGCGAGCGAGGCATCCACATCGATACTCGCGAAATCCGGCGCCACATTGGCACGGGAACCGATCTCATCGGCTTCGAGTTGGCGGACGGGGAGAAGGTTCACCACCACGGGTTCTTCGTCGACGAGGGGCTCGATCCCAACACACAATTCCTTGCCGGATGGGATGTCCAGACCGACGCAGAAGGTCTGTTGTGCGTCAACGACGACAACCAGGTGCTGGACAGCGCAGGCGAGCCGGTGCCCGGGATCTACGCGGCTGGGGATATTGTGGCTGGAGCTCGGAAACTCATCGCGTCCGCTTTCGCATCCGGGCAGAACGCGGCGCTCGCCGCGACTGACTCCCTGCGGAAGTGGCATCGACCCGAGTGA
- a CDS encoding molybdopterin molybdotransferase MoeA produces the protein MRDRQPMLTVAEARERMLESLSPLEAVRVPLLDALDYALAEDIVATEDNPPFDNSAMDGFAVRVDDLRGASEGSPVRLRVVESLPAGFAPNVAVVQGTASRIMTGAMMPEGADAVVMVEHTRSGEDWVDVFEEPRSRQNVRFAGESVRRGDTVLRKGKLVRPSELAMLAALNVPFPLVARKPRVAVISTGDELTPLGQPLLPGKIRDSNRYGLIGQIREAGAEPLDLGIATDDASVVEHKIREAVAQSDALVTSGGVSVGDYDVVKSVLESLGELRFWRVAMKPGKPQAFGEVLGKPVFALPGNPVSSMVVFELFVRPALRKMAGRSDPFRSPRYAIMDESVTNDSHGRTNFMRVILTERNGELRATTTGSQGSGVLKSLVLANGLAVIDGSGASLGDRVEVIVTGDIQRADHSTI, from the coding sequence ATGCGTGACAGACAGCCGATGCTGACCGTAGCCGAAGCACGGGAACGGATGCTCGAGTCGCTGTCGCCGCTCGAAGCCGTTCGCGTGCCCCTTCTCGATGCCCTCGACTACGCACTCGCCGAGGACATCGTCGCAACCGAGGACAATCCGCCGTTCGACAACTCCGCGATGGACGGCTTCGCCGTTCGCGTCGACGATCTGCGGGGAGCCTCGGAGGGGTCGCCGGTTCGCCTGCGCGTTGTCGAGTCGCTGCCGGCGGGTTTCGCGCCGAACGTCGCAGTGGTTCAGGGCACGGCGAGCCGAATCATGACGGGCGCGATGATGCCGGAAGGCGCGGATGCCGTCGTGATGGTCGAACACACGCGATCCGGGGAGGACTGGGTCGATGTGTTCGAGGAACCACGCTCCCGCCAGAATGTCCGGTTCGCCGGGGAGAGCGTGCGTCGTGGAGACACGGTGTTGCGCAAGGGCAAGCTCGTGCGCCCTTCGGAACTGGCGATGCTGGCGGCGCTCAACGTTCCCTTTCCGCTAGTTGCCCGCAAGCCGCGCGTGGCGGTCATTTCGACCGGCGACGAGCTGACGCCTCTCGGACAGCCGCTGCTTCCAGGGAAGATCCGCGACAGCAACCGGTACGGGCTCATCGGACAGATACGCGAGGCGGGAGCCGAGCCGCTAGACCTCGGGATCGCGACCGACGACGCGAGTGTCGTGGAACACAAGATCCGCGAAGCCGTTGCCCAGTCGGACGCCCTGGTAACGAGCGGAGGCGTGAGCGTCGGCGACTACGATGTCGTCAAGTCGGTGCTCGAATCGCTGGGCGAGCTTCGGTTCTGGCGCGTCGCCATGAAGCCGGGCAAGCCGCAGGCGTTCGGCGAAGTGCTGGGTAAGCCGGTCTTCGCGCTGCCGGGGAACCCCGTCTCGTCCATGGTCGTCTTCGAGCTGTTCGTCCGTCCGGCGCTCCGCAAGATGGCGGGGCGGTCGGACCCGTTCCGAAGCCCGCGTTACGCCATCATGGACGAGTCCGTCACGAACGACTCCCACGGCAGAACGAACTTCATGCGCGTCATTCTCACTGAGAGGAATGGCGAACTGAGAGCGACGACGACGGGTTCCCAAGGTTCTGGAGTATTGAAGTCCCTCGTGCTGGCAAACGGACTTGCGGTCATCGACGGCAGCGGAGCGTCCCTTGGAGACCGTGTCGAGGTGATCGTCACCGGCGACATCCAGCGGGCTGACCATTCGACGATCTGA
- a CDS encoding molybdenum cofactor guanylyltransferase: MGTDKALIRLGTQTLGGRALQTLNGASDEVLVVGALPAGWDVPESEARCIPDDAPGLGVLGGIATALRVMQHDLALVIACDMPFLTPEALWAVAQAADGFDGAMVCTDRGYEPCCAAYARSALPAIQRMVDSGLLAAQDVPRFARIRAVTADELRRVGIDDIVLTNLNTPADLERVRDLMAKRDHA, encoded by the coding sequence ATGGGCACGGACAAGGCTCTGATCCGGCTCGGAACGCAGACTCTCGGCGGCCGCGCGTTGCAGACGCTCAATGGCGCGTCGGACGAAGTCCTAGTCGTCGGCGCGTTGCCCGCCGGTTGGGACGTGCCGGAATCCGAGGCGCGTTGCATTCCTGACGACGCGCCGGGGTTGGGCGTTCTCGGCGGCATCGCGACGGCACTACGCGTCATGCAGCACGATCTGGCGCTGGTGATCGCGTGCGATATGCCGTTCCTCACGCCGGAAGCGCTCTGGGCGGTTGCGCAGGCTGCAGATGGCTTCGACGGTGCGATGGTCTGCACGGATCGAGGTTACGAGCCCTGCTGTGCGGCGTATGCTCGATCGGCGCTGCCGGCGATTCAACGAATGGTCGATTCGGGTTTGCTCGCCGCGCAGGACGTGCCCAGGTTCGCCCGAATCCGTGCGGTGACCGCCGATGAGCTCCGGCGCGTGGGAATCGACGACATCGTTCTCACGAACCTCAACACGCCCGCTGACCTGGAACGAGTGCGAGACCTGATGGCAAAGCGTGACCATGCGTGA
- a CDS encoding CDP-alcohol phosphatidyltransferase family protein, which yields MANILTLARVALIFVVIGVWARRAFLEWWWLDAVMVPLLAWAIFMDAMDGWVARRRHEESESGALFDIAGDRIVELVLWVFFAIPRVAGESALVPYWVPVAIVTRTVLTDFIRSVAFGQGKTPFGAKTMMDSGWAKQLVSSRWSRALYGIMKAIVFCALGAMLAAQRMRASGPVWQAFALATDVLVYLTAAFCIVRAVPVLWDGRKYFVARPANPT from the coding sequence TTGGCGAACATCCTGACACTTGCCCGCGTCGCTCTGATCTTCGTCGTCATCGGTGTGTGGGCGCGCCGAGCCTTCCTGGAGTGGTGGTGGCTCGACGCTGTGATGGTTCCGCTGTTGGCTTGGGCGATCTTCATGGACGCCATGGACGGTTGGGTGGCGCGCAGGCGGCACGAGGAGTCGGAGTCGGGCGCGCTCTTCGACATCGCTGGCGACCGCATCGTCGAGCTCGTTCTGTGGGTCTTTTTCGCGATCCCGCGAGTTGCCGGCGAGTCCGCGCTGGTCCCCTACTGGGTCCCGGTCGCCATCGTCACGCGTACCGTGCTGACGGACTTCATCCGAAGCGTCGCGTTCGGACAGGGCAAGACGCCGTTCGGCGCCAAGACGATGATGGACAGCGGCTGGGCGAAGCAGCTCGTCAGCTCGCGCTGGAGCCGCGCGCTCTATGGCATCATGAAGGCAATCGTGTTCTGCGCGCTGGGCGCGATGCTTGCCGCGCAGCGTATGCGCGCCTCGGGTCCCGTCTGGCAGGCGTTCGCACTGGCGACGGACGTGCTCGTGTATTTGACGGCTGCGTTCTGCATCGTCAGAGCGGTGCCCGTCCTGTGGGATGGCAGGAAATACTTCGTTGCTCGACCCGCGAACCCGACGTGA
- a CDS encoding FkbM family methyltransferase yields MAAPSAIFRCFRALRTAVGGRAGRGYARLPVVGAVYRALYERLKPRGTVVVPFRGFHVQVDASDPTHAMLLMGMDFNDPEIELLEQRLKPGMTVVDVGANVGCLSLVMARQVGRTGKVFAFEPGPDNYARLVANVARNHVDVVVAEGSAVTDEVGETTLYLSAEACGDHSIRPGESRRRSVIVPTTSLDAYLGSASVRPDFVKIDVQGAEGAVLRGMQSVLKARPLPDLLLEFDPAALSLYGDDPAAVLLDLTTRGYVLHHVLHDPKQAKSLRRVTAHQALEACRAEGRHINLFCTDEMAHS; encoded by the coding sequence GTGGCTGCACCTTCCGCGATCTTCCGATGCTTTCGGGCGCTGAGAACCGCAGTCGGAGGGCGTGCCGGGCGCGGGTACGCCCGACTTCCGGTCGTCGGCGCGGTCTACCGAGCGCTCTACGAACGGCTCAAGCCCCGAGGAACGGTCGTCGTGCCGTTTCGAGGGTTCCACGTCCAGGTGGACGCGAGCGACCCCACACACGCCATGCTCCTGATGGGCATGGACTTCAACGACCCGGAGATCGAACTGCTCGAACAACGGCTCAAGCCGGGCATGACGGTCGTCGATGTGGGAGCCAACGTGGGGTGTCTGTCGCTTGTCATGGCACGTCAGGTGGGTCGCACTGGCAAAGTGTTCGCCTTCGAACCGGGTCCCGACAACTACGCTCGGCTGGTCGCGAACGTGGCGCGAAACCATGTCGATGTGGTCGTTGCGGAAGGCAGCGCAGTCACGGATGAGGTGGGAGAAACGACGCTCTACCTCTCCGCCGAAGCGTGCGGTGACCACAGCATCAGACCGGGCGAAAGCCGACGCCGAAGCGTGATCGTCCCGACGACCAGCCTCGATGCCTACCTGGGCAGCGCGAGCGTTCGTCCGGACTTCGTGAAGATCGACGTACAGGGAGCCGAGGGCGCGGTCCTGAGGGGCATGCAGTCGGTTCTCAAAGCACGCCCCCTGCCTGACCTGCTGCTAGAGTTCGATCCAGCGGCTCTGTCGCTGTACGGCGACGATCCCGCAGCGGTGCTGTTGGACCTGACGACACGCGGCTACGTGCTGCACCACGTACTGCACGACCCGAAGCAGGCGAAGTCGCTCAGACGAGTCACCGCGCATCAGGCGCTCGAAGCCTGCCGCGCGGAGGGAAGGCACATCAACCTGTTCTGCACCGACGAGATGGCGCATTCATAG
- a CDS encoding cupin domain-containing protein has translation MQPASNLKDPSLCIVRLSRGERIREPMSALLNPIDPASLHEYRLPANAEVELHFHDFDEYWLFTAGEPTVTLRLPDGGRCEVRLSPGDMVACLRGVEHTLRADHELVYFQLSSVLMGVERMGHLTRDL, from the coding sequence GTGCAGCCTGCGTCGAACCTGAAAGACCCATCCCTGTGCATTGTCCGACTGAGTCGCGGCGAACGCATCCGCGAGCCCATGTCGGCGCTCCTGAACCCGATCGATCCGGCGAGTCTCCACGAGTACCGGCTTCCCGCGAACGCCGAGGTCGAGCTCCACTTCCACGATTTCGACGAGTACTGGCTTTTCACCGCCGGGGAGCCCACCGTAACGCTGCGCCTCCCTGACGGCGGCCGCTGCGAGGTGCGGCTGTCGCCCGGCGACATGGTGGCGTGCCTAAGAGGCGTCGAACACACGCTTCGCGCCGACCACGAACTCGTCTACTTCCAGCTCTCCAGCGTGCTGATGGGAGTCGAGCGAATGGGTCACCTCACTCGAGATCTATGA
- a CDS encoding acetylxylan esterase has protein sequence MALASELWDIDALRSVPAAGWGDEQDGVRPVYYANEPYRGKPTRVFAYVGLPAKTPAPGMVLIHGGGGRAFAEWVLLWTARGYAAISMDLSGRSVDAARMEDGGPEQGDREKFLDMDLGLRNMWTYHAAAAAIRGGSLLSSLPEVDASRIGVTGISWGGYLTCVVAGLDSRFRFAVPVYGCGFIHQNSCWLPTFAQMTPDHRVEWVRHFEPSVHLTQAKMSMLWVNGTNDFAYPMDSFQRSYRAAPGARTLCIKVRMPHGHEPGWAPTEIGLYADSILTGGEPFPTMGKTRIDGRVVSADVSSRRPLVDVAMHYTTDREAWQERMWYSVPARRDGSRVVAELPVRRPSAAYLTVTDDRDVTVSSEHVVM, from the coding sequence ATGGCGTTGGCTTCTGAGCTTTGGGACATCGACGCGTTGCGAAGCGTACCTGCCGCCGGATGGGGCGACGAGCAAGACGGCGTGCGACCCGTCTACTACGCCAACGAACCGTACCGAGGCAAGCCCACGCGCGTGTTCGCCTATGTCGGGTTGCCGGCTAAGACGCCCGCGCCGGGCATGGTGCTCATCCACGGCGGCGGAGGGCGAGCCTTCGCCGAATGGGTGCTCCTCTGGACGGCGCGAGGCTACGCGGCGATTTCGATGGACCTGAGCGGTCGGAGCGTCGATGCGGCGCGGATGGAGGACGGCGGCCCCGAACAAGGCGACCGTGAGAAGTTCCTCGACATGGACCTCGGGCTCCGCAACATGTGGACGTACCACGCGGCAGCCGCTGCGATCCGAGGCGGTTCGCTGCTGTCGAGTCTGCCGGAAGTCGACGCGTCTCGTATCGGGGTGACCGGAATCTCGTGGGGCGGGTACCTGACATGCGTCGTCGCCGGTCTCGACAGCCGATTCCGCTTCGCCGTCCCTGTTTACGGGTGCGGCTTCATCCACCAGAATAGCTGTTGGCTTCCGACGTTCGCGCAGATGACGCCAGACCATCGGGTGGAGTGGGTGCGGCACTTCGAGCCCTCGGTACATCTGACGCAGGCGAAGATGTCGATGCTTTGGGTCAACGGGACGAACGACTTCGCCTATCCGATGGACAGTTTCCAGCGGAGCTACCGAGCCGCTCCGGGTGCACGGACGCTGTGCATCAAGGTTCGCATGCCGCACGGGCACGAACCCGGATGGGCTCCCACCGAGATCGGGCTCTACGCAGACTCGATCCTGACCGGCGGGGAGCCGTTCCCGACAATGGGCAAGACACGCATCGACGGGCGAGTCGTGTCGGCGGACGTCTCATCGCGACGACCTCTGGTCGATGTCGCGATGCACTACACGACCGACCGCGAGGCGTGGCAGGAACGCATGTGGTACTCCGTGCCGGCCCGGCGAGACGGAAGCCGCGTGGTGGCGGAGCTTCCGGTGCGACGACCTTCCGCCGCCTACCTGACCGTTACCGACGACCGTGACGTGACCGTCAGTTCGGAACACGTCGTCATGTAG
- a CDS encoding NAD-dependent epimerase/dehydratase family protein has protein sequence MRVCIVGGTGNISTSIVRLLVELGHSVTCFNRGRSGSVPEGVRVIQGDRADEAQYERRMQAEGFDAAIDMICFNAKQAASSVRAFQCVGHFVQCSTVATYGVSYDWLPAPEDHPLRPITDYGKNKIAADDVFLSAYHTNRFPATIIKPSTTYGPKMGMLRQIAWEFAWIDRVRKGKPIAVCGDGRALHQFLHVDDAALGFAHMLGRERCIGQTYNLVRRGHTTWEDHHRTAMRVLGREVELVGVPLADLVARDVPNVGICRDIFSYNTIYSAEKLFRDVPEYQPAVSLEAGMAQVIETMDRENRVPNSDAQDWEDRLIAAQRAVRSA, from the coding sequence ATGCGCGTCTGTATCGTTGGCGGCACCGGCAACATCAGCACCAGCATCGTGCGGCTTCTGGTCGAGCTGGGGCATTCGGTGACCTGCTTCAATCGCGGAAGGAGCGGATCGGTTCCCGAAGGCGTCCGAGTCATCCAGGGCGACCGCGCGGATGAGGCACAGTACGAACGGCGTATGCAGGCAGAGGGATTCGACGCCGCCATCGACATGATCTGCTTCAACGCCAAGCAGGCGGCAAGTAGTGTCCGCGCGTTCCAGTGCGTGGGTCACTTCGTGCAGTGTTCCACGGTGGCGACCTACGGCGTCTCCTACGACTGGCTGCCAGCTCCTGAAGACCATCCGCTGCGGCCCATCACCGACTACGGCAAGAACAAGATCGCTGCCGACGACGTGTTCCTCTCCGCCTATCACACGAACCGCTTTCCCGCGACGATCATCAAGCCCTCGACGACGTACGGGCCCAAGATGGGTATGCTGCGCCAGATCGCCTGGGAGTTCGCCTGGATCGACCGCGTCCGCAAAGGAAAGCCGATCGCCGTCTGCGGAGACGGCCGCGCTCTGCACCAGTTTCTGCACGTCGACGACGCGGCGCTCGGATTCGCCCACATGTTGGGGAGAGAACGCTGCATCGGGCAGACGTACAACCTCGTGCGCCGGGGGCACACGACGTGGGAGGACCATCACCGAACCGCGATGCGGGTTCTCGGCAGAGAGGTCGAGCTGGTCGGCGTCCCGCTGGCGGATCTGGTCGCGCGAGATGTCCCGAACGTCGGCATCTGCCGAGACATCTTCTCCTACAACACGATCTATTCGGCGGAGAAGCTGTTCCGCGACGTGCCGGAGTACCAGCCCGCGGTCTCGCTCGAAGCCGGAATGGCGCAGGTCATCGAAACGATGGATCGGGAGAACCGCGTGCCCAACTCCGACGCTCAGGACTGGGAAGACCGGCTGATCGCGGCACAACGAGCGGTGCGCAGCGCCTGA
- a CDS encoding Gfo/Idh/MocA family oxidoreductase gives MATYEPLRVAVVGCGGISGPYGNSMRTKPEKVEIVGAYDVDTDRAQAWTQAHGGKAYASLGDLLAEPAIEAVVNLTIHHAHAEVTDAALRAGRHVHVEKPLATDLESGRANVRLAEERGLRLSASPFTFMGEAQQTIIRAIREGVIGKPLVVYSEMNWGRIESWHGNAAAFYRKGVGPLLDVGVYALTLITSAFGPVRRVTGFGTVQQPFRTLNAGPQKGSQFTVETPDIVVVGLEFENGTVGRLTSSFIVGGSKQASGTEVHGETGAIFVGSNHDFQCACEIQRAGKWEPLEYVAEPFPGVEWGRAMFDMADSLRTGSPQHATGKQALHVLEVCLLALESAQSGHSMNTTTRFEVPPLYYA, from the coding sequence ATGGCAACCTACGAACCGTTGCGTGTCGCCGTCGTCGGATGCGGCGGGATTTCGGGACCGTACGGCAACAGCATGCGGACCAAACCCGAGAAGGTCGAGATCGTCGGAGCCTACGACGTGGACACCGACCGCGCCCAGGCTTGGACGCAGGCGCACGGAGGCAAGGCGTACGCGTCCCTGGGCGACCTGCTGGCGGAGCCCGCCATCGAAGCGGTCGTCAATCTCACGATCCACCACGCCCACGCCGAGGTCACCGATGCCGCCCTGCGCGCCGGCAGGCATGTGCACGTCGAGAAGCCGCTGGCGACCGACCTGGAATCCGGTCGAGCCAACGTGCGGCTCGCCGAAGAGCGGGGTCTGCGGCTGAGCGCATCGCCGTTCACCTTCATGGGCGAAGCGCAACAGACGATAATCCGCGCCATCCGCGAGGGCGTAATCGGCAAGCCACTGGTCGTCTACTCCGAAATGAACTGGGGCAGGATCGAGTCCTGGCACGGGAACGCGGCGGCGTTCTACCGCAAGGGCGTGGGACCGCTCCTCGATGTCGGCGTCTACGCGCTGACGCTGATCACGAGCGCCTTTGGTCCGGTGCGGCGGGTGACGGGCTTCGGGACCGTCCAGCAGCCGTTTCGCACCCTCAACGCGGGCCCGCAGAAGGGCTCCCAGTTCACCGTCGAGACGCCCGACATCGTCGTGGTTGGGCTCGAGTTCGAGAACGGAACCGTGGGTCGGCTCACGTCGAGCTTCATTGTCGGCGGCTCCAAGCAGGCGTCGGGAACCGAGGTGCACGGTGAGACCGGAGCGATCTTCGTCGGTTCCAACCACGACTTCCAGTGCGCGTGCGAGATCCAGCGCGCCGGCAAGTGGGAGCCCCTGGAGTACGTCGCGGAGCCCTTCCCAGGAGTGGAATGGGGTCGCGCCATGTTCGACATGGCGGACTCGCTGCGAACCGGCTCGCCCCAGCACGCAACGGGCAAACAGGCTCTGCACGTCCTGGAGGTCTGCCTGCTGGCGCTCGAATCGGCTCAGTCGGGTCACTCGATGAACACGACGACGCGCTTCGAGGTTCCGCCGCTCTACTATGCCTAG